The nucleotide window TTTACAGAAAAACCAGTTCTTTCAAGTGAATACATCCCGCTGATTGCAGCCTGCGCCCCTTCAAGCGTGGTTATGTAGGGAATTCCCTGAGCCACGGCTGCGCTGCGGATCGGCCTGGAATCTATCTGCGACTTCCTTCCGTCAGGAACGTTTATTATGAGGTCGAATTCGTTCCCCTTTATCAGATCGATGATATCAGGTTTGCCCTCACCGATCTTTGGAACCATCTTGACATTAATCCCATTTGAACTCAGCACCTTCCAGGTCCCCTCTGAGGCGTAAATCCGAAACCCCATCGATGCAACCAGTTTCACCATGAAAATGATGTTCCTGCTCATGCTGTTCTTTACGCTGATAAAAACGGAACCTGAACGGGGGAGAATGTTGCCTGCCGCTTCCTGTGATTTTGCAAAAGCGAGTCCGAAATCCTTATCGATACCCATTACTTCCCCTGTTGATCTCATCTCAGGTCCCAGGATTATATCTGCGCCTGGAAATTTGTTGAACGGAAGCACACATTCCTTCACGGCAAAATAGTCCATCGATCGTTCCACAGCCTCCGGAATATCAGGCAGCTTAAGACCCGTCATCACTTTAGCAGCTATCCTCGCCCAGGGTACGCCTGTAGCCTTGCTGACAAAGGGAACGGTTCTGGATGCTCTGGGGTTAACTTCCAGAACGTAAACCGTTTCATCCTTGACGGCAAACTGGATGTTAAGCAGGCCCACTACCGAAAGCTCCCTGGCAATCGCCACCGTATTGTGCCGGATATCACTTATCACCTCCTCAGAGAGCGTATGAGGGGGAAGCACACAGGCGCTGTCACCTGAATGAATTCCAGCCTCCTCGATATGCTCCATAATCCCGCAGATCATTACCGTTTGTCCATCCGATATCGCATCAACATCCACCTCCAGTGCATCACCTATGAATTTATCGATAAGAACAGGGCGGTTCTCTGAAGCAGCCCGGGCTTCGGAAATAAATGAAAGCAGCTTCTCATCATCGTACACTATCTTCATCGCACGGCCGCCAAGAACAAAAGAGGGCCGAAGGA belongs to Fibrobacter sp. and includes:
- the carB gene encoding carbamoyl-phosphate synthase large subunit, which produces AAEFEACTPYYYSTYEQEDECRSSEKRKVVILGGGPNRIGQGIEFDYCCCQASFALEELGYESIMVNSNPETVSTDYDTSDKLYFEPLTFEDVMNIIDKEKPDGVIVQFGGQTPLNLARRLLEAGAPIIGTTVESIQRAEDRDEFSAMISKLGLLQPPNRTASSTEEALRVANSIGYPVLLRPSFVLGGRAMKIVYDDEKLLSFISEARAASENRPVLIDKFIGDALEVDVDAISDGQTVMICGIMEHIEEAGIHSGDSACVLPPHTLSEEVISDIRHNTVAIARELSVVGLLNIQFAVKDETVYVLEVNPRASRTVPFVSKATGVPWARIAAKVMTGLKLPDIPEAVERSMDYFAVKECVLPFNKFPGADIILGPEMRSTGEVMGIDKDFGLAFAKSQEAAGNILPRSGSVFISVKNSMSRNIIFMVKLVASMGFRIYASEGTWKVLSSNGINVKMVPKIGEGKPDIIDLIKGNEFDLIINVPDGRKSQIDSRPIRSAAVAQGIPYITTLEGAQAAISGMYSLERTGFSVKPIQLHTMDSLGKERKYKHDLDLRTSMWN